Part of the Persephonella sp. genome is shown below.
AATTACTTGAAACTTGCTGATTTTTAGAATTATCTATTTCCTCTGATTGATTTTGGTGAATATCTTGATTTTGTGGATTTTCCATCCCTGAATTCCTAACTTCTCCTAAATTAAAACCACAATTTAGGCAAAATTTCGCATTTTCAGGATTTTCTGTTTTACATTGAGGACAGATTATATTCGCCATAAAGAGAAATCCCTCCATTTTTCATTTTTTATATTTTACACAATTATTTCCAGTGTATTTTCATTCCACAACTGGTGCAGTAATTTTGTCCGAAATTTAATCTACTTTTACAATTTCCACAAAAATATTTCAATTGAATTTTATTTTCTTTTTCTACCCAATATGTAGATTTCCCACAGTTTATACAATACTGTGCTTTAGCAGGAAATAAACCATTACAATATTTACAGCTTATAAAGTAATTCAAATTATTAAATGGAGATATTCTCAACAGAAAACTAACTTTTTTCATAAGTAAAATTATAGTAACTAATATCACAGCCGCTGCCCCTATAGAACCTATTTCTCCAAGAAAAGCAAAAAAATCATAAAGCCCATGTAAAAAGGCAGCCACAAAAAATCCTTTTATGACATCACTTTTTCTTGCAGGATTCTGCTTGTAAAGCCCAAGAGCAATTCCCCAATAAGATGCGAATAATATATGAACAGGAGAAGTTAAAATCCTAACCCATGTTATAAATATCCCTTCTACAAATCCAGCTTTAAACCCATAATAGATATAAAGTAAATCCTCTACAAAAGCAAAACCAGCAGCTGTTGCTGAAGCATAAATTAAACCATCAATAGGTTCATTAATCTGTTTAAAAGCATAAAATCTAACTGGAATAAGCTTTACAAACTCTTCTACAATCCCTACTACTACCACAAGATAAAGAAAAAATAAAAGCAAATTACTATTAAAGGGATTTTGTATAACATCATCTATAGATAAACCAAAAAACTCCAGTCCTAATTCTTCAAAAAAACTTGCAATTAAAGTAAGAAAAGCACCAAATACGAATGTAATTAAAAGTAGATGAAACGGTTCCTGTTCATATTTATCTAATTTCCAAAAGTAATAAACCCACCCTAAGCAAGCAAGCATAGAGATAAAAAATGAAATTACGATAAATAAGTTCATAAAAATCCTCAAAATGTTACCAGAAATCTACAGAATATAATAACTTACAAATATGGATTTTGTTTGAAATTTAATGAGGCTAAAAAATCTTTTTCATGGCGGAGAGGGAGGGATTTGAACCCTCGGAGCGGGGAAAACCCGCTCAACTCCTTAGCAGGGAGCCGCCTTCGACCGCTCGGCCACCTCTCCTTCCGAGGAGATTATATTATATCTCAGTAGACTTTTTTTTCAAATTTTTATCTTAGAAAAATCAGGAAATAAAGAATTCCAATTATTATTCTGTAAATCCCAAATGGAATAAATGTATGATTTTTAATAAATCCAAGTAATAGTTTTATGGAAATCACTGCAAATATAAAAGCCGTTATAAAACCTGTTATCAACGTTATCCAGTTATTCAGTTGAAATACCTGATAGTTTTTATACACATCATATCCTGTTGCCACAAACATTGTAGGAACAGCCAGCAAAAATGAAAATTCTGCTGCAACTTTACGATCTAAGCCAAGAAGTAAACCTCCTATAATAGAAGCTCCCGACCTTGAAGTTCCCGGTATCATAGCAAAAGATTGGAAAACTCCGATTAAAAAAGCCTTTGGATATGACACATCCTCAAGGGATTTTATTGGATAGTCCTTATTTCTGTGTAGATACTCAATAATAATGAATATAATCCCTCCAATAACAAGCATCACAGAAACTATATACGGGCTAAAAAGGGATTTTATCAGTTTATAAAGTAAAAATCCCAGAGCACCTGTCGGTATAAATGCTACTATCAGCTTTTTCCACAGCTCTATATCCCTAAAAAGTCTGTCCTTATACAAAAACACAACCGCAAGGATTGATCCAAGCTGAATAGCCACTTCAAATGTCTTATGGGCTGCTGTTTGCTTTATGCCAAGTAGATGAGATACCAGTATCAAATGTCCTGTGGAGGAAATTGGAAGAAATTCTGTAAGACCTTCAACAATACCTAAGATAATACTTTCTACAACAGTCAATCTATTCTCCTTTTTTCTTTTATTTTATCAAGACAGCATTTCCTCTGTTAATCTGTAGTTTAAAGCTTCTACTATATGTTTAGTTTTTACATTTTTTGAAGCCTCAAGGTCAGCAATGGTTCGGCTAACCTTTAGTATCCTGTGGAAGCCCCTTGCAGTTATTCCGTATTTTTTGGCAGCAAGTCTAAGGGTATTTTCTGCCTCATCTTCTAAAATAACAAATTTTTCAATCATAGATGGGCTCATCTCACTGTTAAAGTTTACAGGCAGCTCTTTAAATCTTTTTTTCTGTATATCAACAGCCTTTAAAACCCTTTCTCTGATTTGCTGCGAACTTTCTCCTGCTGACATTTTAGATAATTCTTCAGGCGGAACTGAATTGACCCAGGTTATCATATCAATCCTGTCAACGATGGGCCCCGATAGCTTATTCCTGTATCTTCTTATCTCTGCAGGCGTGCATCTGCACTCTCTAATAGGGTCATTTTTATATCCACAGGGGCAAGGATTAGCAGCTGCAAGAAGCTGGAATTTTGCAGGGAATTTGTATCTGCCGCTGGCACGGGATATGACGACTTCCCTGTCCTCCATAGGTTGACGGAGAACTTCAAGGGAAGAGCGTTTAAATTCTGGAAATTCATCTAAAAATAAAACACCATTATGGGCAAGGGATACCTCTCCAGGCTTTGGAATACTTCCTCCACCTATTAATGCCACATCAGAAATTGTATGATGGGGGTTCCTATAGGGCCTGTTTTTGACTATATATCCATCAAGTATTCCGGCCACGCTGTGTATCTTTGTTGTTTCTATTGCCTCCTCAAAGCTCATAGGGGGCAGTATAGAAGGAAAAGCTTTTGCCATCATAGATTTTCCAGAACCGGGAGAACCAATCATAAGAAGGTTATGAAATCCTGCAGCTGCAATTTCCAGTGCCCTTTTTACAGCATACTGTCCCTTGATTTCTGAAAAATCCGGATATCCTGAATAATCTGTGAACGTTCCCTCAATATCCGGTTTCACAGGCTTTTTATTAATATCCCCTGTTAAAAATCCAATTATCTCCTTTAGATGTTGAAACCCATAAACCTCAAGCTCTGATATCAGTGATGCTTCAGGGGCATTTTCCTCAGGAAGTATCAGTTTTTTGACACCTATCTGTTTAAGCCCATAAGCTATAGGTAGAACTCCTTTTATTTTCCTGATTGAACCATCAAGGGCAAGTTCTCCAATAAAAGCTGTATTTTCAATTGAATTTGGAGAAAAAATCCCTGCAAGATTTAATATTCCAATTGCAACAGGCAGGTCATAAAGTGTTCCCTGCTTTTGAATATCAGCAGGAGCCAGATTAACCGTTATTTTCCTTAAAGGAAAAGAAAATCCGCTGTTTATTATTGCTGATTTTACCCTTTCTTTACTTTCCTTAACAGCTGTATCAGGAAGACCTACAATTATAAATTGTGGAAGTCCCTGGGATATATTTACTTCTACTTCCACCTTAAATCCATCAATACCAATAAATCCCCCGCTCGTTATATTTGTAAGCATAATCCCTCCCTGAATTTATATTCCTATAAATTTTAGCAGATATGATTTTGGTTCTAATCGGCAAAGGCAAAATGGAATAAACTTTCAAAAAAGCTTAAAAGGAGAGATAACAATGCCAAATAGACTAATAAACGAAAAAAGCCCATATCTCAGGCAGCATGCATATAACCCTGTGGACTGGTATCCATGGGGAGAAGAAGCCTTTGAAAAGGCCAAAAAAGAGGACAAACCCATATTCCTGTCAATAGGCTATTCCACATGCCACTGGTGTCATGTTATGGAAAAGGAAAGTTTTGAGGATGAAGAAATAGCAGAAATCCTTAACAAATATTTTGTTTCTATAAAGGTTGACAGAGAAGAACGCCCAGATGTTGATAGTATCTATATGAATGTCTGTATGATGATGACAGGTAGAGGCGGCTGGCCTTTAACAATTTTTATGACCCCTGATAAAAAACCTTTTTATGCAGGAACATATTTTCCAAAAGAAGGTTCTCATACAAGAATAGGACTAAAAGAACTACTGCTAAATATTGCAAAGCTATGGCAAGAAGACAGAACAAAACTACTGGAAAGGGCTGACAAAATCTTAAATCATCTAAAAGAATATTCTAAAACTACTTCCGAAGACATAGTTCCACCAAATATATCAGAAATCTTATATGAAACCTTGAAAGATATGTTTGACCCATACTACGGTGGATTTGGAAGAAGACCTAAATTCCCTGTTCCCCATAATCTTATGTTTTTAATGAGATACTACTCCAAAACAAAGCTACAAAGTGCCATTGATATGATAAAGCATACCCTTACAGAAATGAGACTTGGAGGAATTTATGACCATATCGGTTATGGCTTACATAGATACTCAACAGATGAAAGGTGGTTTCTGCCCCATTTTGAAAAAATGTTATACGACCAGGCAATGCTTATGATTGCATATACAGAAGCTTTCCAGATAACAGGAGAAAAGCTATATAAAGAAACTGTCCAGCAGATAGCAGAATATCTCCAGAGGGATATGCTTTCACCAGAAGGCGGCTTTTACTCAGCTGAGGATGCAGACAGTGAAGGAGAAGAAGGAAAATTTTATGTTTGGAGTTATGAGGAAATAGAAAAAATAATCGGAAAAGAGGATATAAAACTGTTTGAAAAAGTTTTTAATATCACACCTGAGGGAAACTACCGTGAGGAGCACACAGGAAGATTAACAGGGAAGAATATTCTTTATTTGAAAAAAACTATTCCAGAACTGGCTAAGGAGTTAGGAATATCTGAAAATCAGCTTAAGGAAAAAATTATCATATGGAGGGAAAAATTATTTACCGAAAGGGAAAAAAGGGTTCATCCATTAAAGGATACCAAAATACTGACTGACTGGAATGGTCTTATTATTGCGGCACTTTCAAAGGCGTCTGTTATAGACCCTGAATATGCACAGCTGGCCAAAAATGTAGCAGATTTTGTTTTAAAAACAATGAAAAAATCAGATGGAACACTTCTCCACAGATATAAGGATGGCGAAGCTGAGATTGATGGCTTTTTATCTGATTATGCCTTTTTGGTATGGGGATTAATAGAGCTTTATCAGGCTACAGCTGAAGAAAAATATCTAATAGAAGCTATAAACCTGACAGAAACAATGATTAAGCATTTCTGGGATGAAAAAGGCGGATTTTTTGACACTCCTGACTTTGGGGAAAATCTGATTGTCAAGCCAAAGGAAAGTTATGATGGGGCAATTCCGTCCGGAAACTCAGTTGCAGTTTATAACCTGTATAGGCTGTTTAGAATGACAGGGGATTTCAGATACAGGGATTATGCAGACAAAACCATAGAAGCCTTTTCTTCAAAAATAAAATCAATTCCGGCAGGATACAGTATGATGATACTGGGATATGACTTTGGAAATAATAAAGGCAAGGATATCGTTATTGCAGGAAAGGATTATAAAGAGGTTTTAGAAAAAATAAATCAAAAATTCATGCCTTACAGCTCTGTCCTTGTGAAAAAAGGAGATATTTTAGATGAAAAGATACCATTTTTAAAACAGCTGCCTGTAGATGATAAACCTGCTGTTTATATATGTGAGGACTTTACCTGTGGACTACCTATCACAGATATATCCCAGTTAGACGAAAAATTAGGGTAGTTAAATCGGTTAATAAAGACTTATAATAAAGAAATAAAAACCTATTCACAGGTGGAAATTTGCTTAAGATACTGCTGATTGTTATTTTGATGTCTTATTTTGTGTCGTCTATAGGTTTTTGGGTTTATTTATTTACCAAAAAAGATACTGGAAAAAAGTTTGGGTTTAGTTTTTATGGAATAGCATTTTTATTGCAGCTGCTATACATAGGAATAAAAGATATACAGGCAAAAAGTTTTGCACTGGCAACCCAGCAGGAACTTCCATTTTTTCTCGCATTTTTAATCGGTGCTGTTTTTCTGGGACTTTCTTTTAAATACAAAACACAGCTAAGGGATTTTGGTTCATTGTTTGCACCTATAAATGTTTTCTTAGTGGCTCTTACTCTACCTCATTATGAAAAAGTAGAAATTGGCTACAAAAATATATGGTTCTATGCCCATGTGATTTTTTCAATGGTTGCTTATGCTTTAATCATAGCCGGTGCAGTGGTTGCAGCGGTTTATATTCTTACCCAAAGAGATTTAAAAAGGAAAAAACTGGATTCATTTCTGGTTTCCAAATTTTCTTCATCTCTGGTTTTACTTCAGGATATTGAATACAAAACAAATGTTGCTGCATTTATAATGCTGTCCCTTGCCTTAATTGCCTCTTCTGTCTGGTCAAGTGTGTATTTGGGAAAACACTGGATTTGGGATATTAAGCAGATAGCACTATCTTTATTATGGGTTTATTATGGATTTTTAATTCATATTATGGTTATAAAACATGAAAAAGGGAAAAAAGCCTCCTATCTGACTGTTGCAGGAGGCATTATGGCATTTATTATCTACTGGTTCATAAAACACCCTAACTATTAGTTTTTAAGAATTCTGATACTTTAAAAATAGGGAAAAACTCAAAACCTTCCTTTTTAATATTTTCTGCTCCACCTTCTTCTCTATCAACAATAGCTATAATACCCATTATCTCCAGACCAAAGTCCCTTGCAACTTTTGCTGCTTTAAGTGAAGAACCTGCTGTTGTTACAACATCTTCCACTATAAAAACCTTTTCTCCCGGTTGAACATTTCCCTCAATCTGTTTTCCTGTTCCGTGTCCTTTAGGCTCTTTTCTAACGACAAATGGTTTTATAGGCTGTTTATTCAGATAAGAAACAAGTGCCGTTGCATAAGATATAGGGTCAGCCCCAAGTGTCAGTCCTCCTATTGCATCAGGGGATTTATCCTTTATCATTTCAAAAATCAGATTTCCTATTATGTATCCGCCTTCAGGATCAAGGGTTATTGTCCTTAAGTCCATATAATATGTGCTCATTTTACCTGAAGAGAGTTTAAATATTGGCTTATCTGCAACCTTTAATGCCCTTTCTAATATCATCTGTTTAAGCTTCTCCCTGTAATCCAATTTCTAATCCTCCGGTTTCATATTGTAGTCATTGTTAAAATTAGTAAGATACCTATTATAGATATAAATATTGATAATGCTAAATAAATTTGTTTGTCTTTTTCAATCTGACCTTTTTCCAAATTTGATATCCATCTTGTATAATAAAAGTATGTATAAATAGCCAAAAAAACTCCTGCCAGTATAATTACAATCCCCAGATATGCATAAAAATTAAGGTAACTTTCATGAATAAGTTTTACTTTAAAATTATTTTTAACTTCTATTGAAACCAAATGAAGGAATAGTTCAAATTTCTCAACAACGAAACCCAGCACAATCAAAGAGATAGATGTGCTAAATAATGCAGTAGTTGCTCTCTCAACCGCCATTAAATCTTTAGGATCTATCTTTGGTTTTTTCTCCTCCATTTTTATATATCCATTTTTATTTTTTTCCTGACTCTGTAAACGTCATTCAGATTTATGTCTGCCTGTATTAAGCCTTCTTCTTCGTCTATAAATGCCAGCGTTTCTCCCCATGGGTCGTAAATCCCTGAACTTCCTGCATACTCAATATTTCCAATTTTACCTGTGGTATTACTGACTATAACAAAAGACTGGTCTTCAATTGCCCTTGCTTTTGAAAGCACTTCAAGATGGTATTTTCTCGGCTTTCCCCATTGGGCAGGAACAAGGATTATTTCTGCACCTTTTTTTCTTAAAGTGTATGAGATATTAGGAAATCTAAGTTCAAAGCAAATCATTATCCCAAGATTTCCATTTGAGCTTTCTGCCACATCAAAATTTTTTCCAGCTTTGAAATATTTGTGTTCCCCTGTTGGTCTAAATAGTTTAACTTTTGCCTGTTTGTAAACAATTTCCCCGTTATCTATAACAAATGCCTTGTTATAAATGGCATTTCTGGATTTTTCCGGAAGTGTGCCTGCAATAACCAAGTGCTTTTTATGGGACATTTCTTTTAAATATTTATGTATAGCAGGAGTTTCTTTTGCATGCCTTTCAAGATTTTCATTATCAAAACCACAGCTAAACATTTCAGGAAGTAGCACAAGGGAGTTTTTTTCAACTTTGTCTATATAGGAAAATATTTTCTCCAGATTTTTTTCTGTATTTCCCAGCTCCAGATTAACCTGCAAAGAATAAACAAGCATTATATACCTCTTAGTTTGGTTTGCAGATAAAGAATTTTATCATAAGATATTCTGTATGAGATTTTTACTGATAGGACTTTTGGTATATTTTCGAGGTTCTTGTGAATAATATTTATAAAAAGAAATCTTTAGAAAGGTTAGAAACGGCAAAATGGCAAATAGAAACAAAAATTACATCAACTTTGGGTTCTACACTATACTTTGCATTATTTAATTTTATGCAATCAGTTCTCGGAAAGCCTCCTGAAAATAAATGGAAACATATAGGAATAAACAAACACTTTTCTAAATATTGCAAAGATAATAACTTAACAGATAATCTATACTTTGAGGAACATATACAAAACATATGAAAGACTATATATTTATAGAATAAAATCAGATTATACCAACGAAGTTTATACCAATGAAGAAATAAAAGAGTTAAAAATTATTTTTGAGTTTTTGAACGAGGTAATAAGAAAATGGCAAAGTTAAAAGAAATAGAAACAATAGCTAATTATCTGTCCCAAATAAAAAATATTGAAGGTATAGAAAATATAGAAATAACAAATATTCCTGAGGATGTAGACGCAGATATAGGCATAAAAATAAGATTAGAAAAAGGATACTCATGGCAAGAAGTCTTAAATCAGTTAAATGACATAGAATGGGAGCTGTATGAAAGAGAAGGAGAACTTTTATCAGTATATAAAGAATTTACTTAATAAAGACTTGTTTTGTATTAAGCTCTTACTAATTATTGGATTTTTTATTTTTATTACTGGTTGTGAGAATTTTTATTCAAAGGTTTATGACAAAAGCATAAAAGAAAAAAATATCCATTGCGTAAGAATTTCTTATCAAAACCCTTTTATAAAAACCAAAATCATAAAAGCATTTAAAGAAGAAGGAATAAAAGTTCAGGATAACTGTCCTTATACTATAAATGTAAAAGCCAAATTCCTCTCACAATGCACATCTCCACAGGCAAAATCCATCGGTGCTGATTTTGATGGCTTTATGAGATTTGACCTTTTAGAAAAAGGAAAACTGGTTTATAGATGCCAGATGGACTGGAAAGGAAAGTTTTCAGAAGACAGGGTCAAAGATTTAATCAAAAAGATGAAAGAAGATATCGGGTTTAAATAAGTAGTTGTCTTGCAAAATTTCCCTTTAAGAAGTAATGTATATATACATCATAAGCGAGGTAAAGTATGAAAAGAACTCAAATTTATTTAGATGAAGAAATTTATAAATATTTAAAGGCAGAAAGTAAAAGAACAGGTAAAAGTTTATCTGAAATAATAAGAGAAAAATTAAGAACAGATCTAAAAAAATCAAAAGAAAATCTATTGAAAGCAATAGAAGAAACTGCAGGTATCTGGCAATATAAAACTGATAATGTTGAGGAAGCCCTCAGGAATCTAAGGAAAGGTAAAAGAATTGATAGTATTTGATACGGATGTTTTAATCTGGATTTTGAGGGGAAATCCAGAAGTTATTGAAAAAGCTAAACAAATCATAGAAGATACCAATGGATACGTGTATATAACACCTGTTCAAATTGCAGAAATATATGCCGGTGCAAGAAAAAAAGAAATTCCAAAAATACAAAAGCTTTTAAATAGTTTTAAACTTATAGAAATAAATAGTGAGATAGGAAAAGTAGCAGGAGAATTTATGAATAAATATAGGAAATCTCACAATGTTGAGCTTGCAGATAGTTTAATAGCTGCCTGTTGCACAGTCTATAATTTTAAACTTTGGACTTTCAATAAAAAGCATTATCCTATGATTAAAAACAATTTAATTTAACTTTTTATTTAAAGCCATCTTTTACCTTTTTCCTTTATTACCTGTTTCAGGTATGGAGCACTCTTTAAATCTACTATATCTACCTTATAAGGAAGGTTACTTTCCTCTAGAATATACCTTAGTTGAGACAATTTTCCACTTATATCCTTATCTAAATCAAAGGCTAAGTCTATATCTGAATACTGGGTATTTCTTCCTTCTGCCCGTGAACCAAAAAGATATACCTTTACATTTTCCCCTTTAAAAAATTGCTGCAAAAACTCTTTTAAATCTTCAATGGTTTTTACTTTTTGTGCTTTAAACATGCCGAAAGTTTCCAGTTTTAAGAATTATTTCACAGCATCAAAGTAATAATGTCAACAAAAAAAGGGGCAAAAGCCCCTTCAGAATTATTTATTCATCAGTTCAACAGCTTCCAGAACCTCAAGTCCAGATTCATGGATAGAAGTTTTACCGATAAATCCTGCAAGTCTTGCAACAGCTATCTCTTTTTCAAATGTTTCTTTATCAAGTCCGGACAGCTTAATTGCTTCTTCCCAGTTTTTAGGAAGTATTCTTACTCTTTTTTCTTTAACATACAGATTTCCAACCTGTTTTATAGCCTGTAGAATTCTAACTATAACAGGGTTTATTGGGTTTGCTATTCCTTCTGGGACTCCGGAGAGAGCTTTCTTAAGCAGTTTTCCCGCTTCTGTAAGTCTAATTCCATTGTTTGGAAGAACATCAAGGATATATCTTGCTTCTAATTTGTTAACAGCATATTGAACTTCTTCTTTGAGGGTTTCATCAAATTCTTTGAATAGCTCATCAAGGAACATTCCGTATTCTGGAATTTTATGGAGAACCATAAGCTCAAATCTTGTAAGGTTTGGTAGTCTTCTTACTGTGTAAGCAAGTTCTTCATAAAGTTGACCGGATTTTGTTGGGTATCCACCACCAACCAGATGTTCATTGACAGCCTCTTCATACCAGTGGTAGTTTGGTGCTCCAAATTCTGTTTTGGTAATAGATATAGCTTTTACACCTGTTGAGGTTATTTCTCTAACACCTTTTTCTTTTATATCCTGAAGAACTCTTTTTCCGTGGTTTGTCAGTTTATAAACAGTTTTTCCTGTTTTTTCATCTATTTCAGATTTAACAAGTTCAAAAGCTTCGAGGGAGTAAAGACTTTCTTTTACCGTGTCATAAAGCTTTTCATACCATTGGTTTCCTTTTTCCCAGAAATGTTTGAACAGGTCTTCTATCGTAAACAGTTCAGCCCATTTTTTCTTAAGCTCTTCTTTTTTCTGATATCCCATAGCCTGATTAATCATTCTGCCGTAAAACTCAATCAGGTGTTTATACTCTTTAAGAGGCTTTTCCATGAGATAGTGGACTATCTCTTCTGCTGTTGGAACAACTTCAGGGTTAGTTTTGTTTTTTTCCCATACTTTTTCAATTCCGATTAATAGTTCTTCGTCTAATGTCTCAAGGTTAAATGTTTTAACAGGTCTGTATTCCCTTTCACTCCAGAGTTTATAAACCTCAAGTAAAGCTTCTCCAGCCGGAAGAATATTTCCTTCTGCATCAATAAATGCCAGTTCTTCCAGAACTTCAGCTTCCTGTGGAGTTAAGGCTTCCATCCCACTATCAAGGACTTTTAGCAGTGCATACATATAATCTTCATTTATTATTGTTTCAAGGGATGGTGCCATTGTTTGAACTACCTTCTGGACAGCCTGTCCAAGTCCTGAAAGTGTATAAACATCAGAGTTTGGAACTGAGAATGAGATAAGTCTCATACTTTCAAGAACAAGTGGAAATCTACTATGTTCAGGAAGCATTTTTGTTTCTGCTGGACCTGTTGGCATAGAAGCAATATAGTTTCCAAGTTCTTTTGAAATCACAAGTCTTGGTTTTGCTTTTGTGTAAATGTCATAAACAGCTTTTGCATACTCATTTATTTCTTTGAACCAGCCTTTTTTCTCTTCATGAACTTCCTGCGCAAAACCTCTTTCTCTAAGTGGTTCAAATGTTTCTTCTCCTGTTAATCCACCACTTAAGATAGCAGCTTCTATCATTGCAATAACTTCAGAACCTATCCATCTAAATCTATCGTCCCACTCAGAAGGATGTTTGATAAGACCCTTTTTAATCATTTCTTCAAGGATATAAACAAGATTTCTTCCCCAATATGTCAGTGTATATTCAATTGGGGAATTGCCCTGTTCCAGCAGATTTTGAAGTTCCAGTTCAACATAAGGGTCTTCTTCTGCTTTGATTGTAATCTGGCAGGCAAGACCTTTTTCTTCCTGTGATTTTGCGTTTAAAAGTGCAAGTGCATGCTCTTTTCTAATAACCATAATAGCCCTCCTATTATTTTTTTCTTCATTATTTAAGATAATCCTTTATTAAAATTTTGTCAAATAATTTTAGTGAAACTTTTATAAATTTTCAGTTTGGCAACAAATACGGGATAAGTCATTTAATAATAAGATAAAATATTTGTTAAACATTTTAAGCCATAGGAGATATAAATGGACGAAAAAATCCTTTCTGCCCATGGATTAACTGTTGAGGAATACAAAAAAATTGTTGAACTTATAGGTAGAGAGCCTAACGAGGTTGAACTTGGAATATTTGGGGCTTTATGGAGTGAACACTGTTCTTATAAATCATCTAAACCTTTTTTGAAGGTTTTTCCAACAGATGCACCATGGGTTTTGCAGGGCCCCGGTGAAAATGCCGGAATTGTTGAGATAGATGATAAATATGCTGTTGCATTCAAAATAGAAAGTCATAACCACCCCTCATATATAGAACCGTTTCATGGGGCAGCAACAGGAGTCGGTGGAATTATCAGAGATATTCTCTCAA
Proteins encoded:
- a CDS encoding DUF202 domain-containing protein, which gives rise to MEEKKPKIDPKDLMAVERATTALFSTSISLIVLGFVVEKFELFLHLVSIEVKNNFKVKLIHESYLNFYAYLGIVIILAGVFLAIYTYFYYTRWISNLEKGQIEKDKQIYLALSIFISIIGILLILTMTTI
- the pyrE gene encoding orotate phosphoribosyltransferase, giving the protein MDYREKLKQMILERALKVADKPIFKLSSGKMSTYYMDLRTITLDPEGGYIIGNLIFEMIKDKSPDAIGGLTLGADPISYATALVSYLNKQPIKPFVVRKEPKGHGTGKQIEGNVQPGEKVFIVEDVVTTAGSSLKAAKVARDFGLEIMGIIAIVDREEGGAENIKKEGFEFFPIFKVSEFLKTNS
- a CDS encoding PrsW family glutamic-type intramembrane protease; its protein translation is MNLFIVISFFISMLACLGWVYYFWKLDKYEQEPFHLLLITFVFGAFLTLIASFFEELGLEFFGLSIDDVIQNPFNSNLLLFFLYLVVVVGIVEEFVKLIPVRFYAFKQINEPIDGLIYASATAAGFAFVEDLLYIYYGFKAGFVEGIFITWVRILTSPVHILFASYWGIALGLYKQNPARKSDVIKGFFVAAFLHGLYDFFAFLGEIGSIGAAAVILVTIILLMKKVSFLLRISPFNNLNYFISCKYCNGLFPAKAQYCINCGKSTYWVEKENKIQLKYFCGNCKSRLNFGQNYCTSCGMKIHWK
- a CDS encoding YifB family Mg chelatase-like AAA ATPase, with the protein product MLTNITSGGFIGIDGFKVEVEVNISQGLPQFIIVGLPDTAVKESKERVKSAIINSGFSFPLRKITVNLAPADIQKQGTLYDLPVAIGILNLAGIFSPNSIENTAFIGELALDGSIRKIKGVLPIAYGLKQIGVKKLILPEENAPEASLISELEVYGFQHLKEIIGFLTGDINKKPVKPDIEGTFTDYSGYPDFSEIKGQYAVKRALEIAAAGFHNLLMIGSPGSGKSMMAKAFPSILPPMSFEEAIETTKIHSVAGILDGYIVKNRPYRNPHHTISDVALIGGGSIPKPGEVSLAHNGVLFLDEFPEFKRSSLEVLRQPMEDREVVISRASGRYKFPAKFQLLAAANPCPCGYKNDPIRECRCTPAEIRRYRNKLSGPIVDRIDMITWVNSVPPEELSKMSAGESSQQIRERVLKAVDIQKKRFKELPVNFNSEMSPSMIEKFVILEDEAENTLRLAAKKYGITARGFHRILKVSRTIADLEASKNVKTKHIVEALNYRLTEEMLS
- a CDS encoding undecaprenyl-diphosphate phosphatase, with the protein product MTVVESIILGIVEGLTEFLPISSTGHLILVSHLLGIKQTAAHKTFEVAIQLGSILAVVFLYKDRLFRDIELWKKLIVAFIPTGALGFLLYKLIKSLFSPYIVSVMLVIGGIIFIIIEYLHRNKDYPIKSLEDVSYPKAFLIGVFQSFAMIPGTSRSGASIIGGLLLGLDRKVAAEFSFLLAVPTMFVATGYDVYKNYQVFQLNNWITLITGFITAFIFAVISIKLLLGFIKNHTFIPFGIYRIIIGILYFLIFLR
- the ccsA gene encoding cytochrome c biogenesis protein CcsA, which translates into the protein MLKILLIVILMSYFVSSIGFWVYLFTKKDTGKKFGFSFYGIAFLLQLLYIGIKDIQAKSFALATQQELPFFLAFLIGAVFLGLSFKYKTQLRDFGSLFAPINVFLVALTLPHYEKVEIGYKNIWFYAHVIFSMVAYALIIAGAVVAAVYILTQRDLKRKKLDSFLVSKFSSSLVLLQDIEYKTNVAAFIMLSLALIASSVWSSVYLGKHWIWDIKQIALSLLWVYYGFLIHIMVIKHEKGKKASYLTVAGGIMAFIIYWFIKHPNY
- a CDS encoding thioredoxin domain-containing protein — protein: MPNRLINEKSPYLRQHAYNPVDWYPWGEEAFEKAKKEDKPIFLSIGYSTCHWCHVMEKESFEDEEIAEILNKYFVSIKVDREERPDVDSIYMNVCMMMTGRGGWPLTIFMTPDKKPFYAGTYFPKEGSHTRIGLKELLLNIAKLWQEDRTKLLERADKILNHLKEYSKTTSEDIVPPNISEILYETLKDMFDPYYGGFGRRPKFPVPHNLMFLMRYYSKTKLQSAIDMIKHTLTEMRLGGIYDHIGYGLHRYSTDERWFLPHFEKMLYDQAMLMIAYTEAFQITGEKLYKETVQQIAEYLQRDMLSPEGGFYSAEDADSEGEEGKFYVWSYEEIEKIIGKEDIKLFEKVFNITPEGNYREEHTGRLTGKNILYLKKTIPELAKELGISENQLKEKIIIWREKLFTEREKRVHPLKDTKILTDWNGLIIAALSKASVIDPEYAQLAKNVADFVLKTMKKSDGTLLHRYKDGEAEIDGFLSDYAFLVWGLIELYQATAEEKYLIEAINLTETMIKHFWDEKGGFFDTPDFGENLIVKPKESYDGAIPSGNSVAVYNLYRLFRMTGDFRYRDYADKTIEAFSSKIKSIPAGYSMMILGYDFGNNKGKDIVIAGKDYKEVLEKINQKFMPYSSVLVKKGDILDEKIPFLKQLPVDDKPAVYICEDFTCGLPITDISQLDEKLG